A stretch of the Haloplanus aerogenes genome encodes the following:
- a CDS encoding methyl-accepting chemotaxis protein: MTVSQQSGRPADEFSLSFDRIIGRIGAPIFILDADHEVVLWNGGMEALTGSSEADARAADSVGEAWYQDGRRAKTLADKVLEAPEDAHREFDVDRIDDGDHPEYRDRSTFTDARGDTRHIEFSASPLYENGELAGVVELVKDRTEDVRRRQRVEDLVEEVTATMHAIQRGELGARANFDADEYVDEELLTVVDSLNEMGATLDGLVADVDEQTRELREITQEVADSATKMEEIADEQADRTEEVAGEVSNLSATIEEVASTADSVADTSRQARDHAEGGREVSAEARDVMSSVRTSSQEVRSDVDDLSDTVDEIDEVIEVINDIADQTNLLALNANIEAARADRDSDGFAVVANEIKSLAQQAQDQAGEIESMIVDVQQRTDQTVDSLETTEDQIDDGVAEVEAGMQKLDEIVEAVGEAVAGIQEVSTATDEQAASAEEIAAMVDDARDRADRVAEEVRQVAQAAQRQTEKVEEIERSVGQLRGDSS; the protein is encoded by the coding sequence ATGACAGTATCCCAACAGTCTGGACGGCCGGCGGACGAGTTTTCTCTCTCGTTCGACCGGATCATCGGCCGTATCGGCGCCCCTATCTTCATCCTTGATGCCGATCACGAGGTGGTCCTCTGGAACGGGGGAATGGAGGCGCTGACGGGGAGCAGCGAGGCCGACGCTCGTGCAGCCGATTCCGTCGGCGAGGCGTGGTACCAGGACGGTCGGCGGGCGAAGACGCTCGCGGACAAGGTGCTCGAAGCTCCGGAAGACGCCCACCGCGAGTTCGACGTCGACCGCATCGACGACGGTGATCACCCCGAGTATCGTGATCGGAGTACGTTCACCGACGCACGCGGCGACACGCGGCACATCGAGTTCAGCGCGTCGCCGCTGTACGAGAACGGCGAACTCGCCGGCGTGGTCGAACTCGTCAAGGACCGCACCGAGGACGTGCGCCGCCGCCAGCGGGTCGAGGATCTGGTCGAGGAAGTCACCGCCACCATGCACGCGATTCAGCGCGGCGAACTCGGTGCGCGCGCTAACTTCGACGCCGACGAGTACGTGGACGAGGAACTGCTGACGGTCGTCGACTCGCTGAACGAGATGGGGGCGACGCTCGACGGCCTCGTCGCCGACGTCGACGAACAGACCCGCGAACTCCGGGAGATCACGCAGGAGGTCGCGGACAGCGCGACCAAGATGGAGGAAATCGCCGACGAACAGGCCGACCGCACCGAGGAGGTGGCGGGCGAGGTGTCGAACCTCAGTGCGACCATCGAGGAAGTCGCCTCCACGGCCGACTCCGTTGCCGACACGAGTCGGCAGGCGCGCGACCACGCCGAGGGCGGGCGCGAAGTCAGCGCCGAGGCCCGCGACGTGATGTCGTCGGTCCGAACGTCGAGTCAGGAGGTGCGCTCCGACGTCGACGACCTCAGCGACACCGTCGACGAAATCGACGAAGTGATCGAGGTGATCAACGACATCGCGGATCAGACGAACCTGCTCGCGCTGAACGCCAACATCGAGGCGGCGCGCGCCGACCGCGACAGCGACGGGTTCGCCGTCGTCGCCAACGAGATCAAGTCGCTGGCTCAGCAGGCCCAGGACCAGGCCGGCGAGATCGAGTCGATGATCGTCGACGTGCAACAGCGCACGGACCAGACGGTCGACAGCCTCGAGACGACCGAGGATCAGATCGACGACGGCGTCGCGGAGGTCGAAGCCGGGATGCAGAAACTCGACGAGATCGTCGAGGCCGTCGGCGAGGCCGTGGCGGGCATCCAGGAGGTGTCGACGGCGACGGACGAACAGGCCGCGAGCGCCGAGGAGATCGCTGCCATGGTCGACGACGCCCGCGACCGCGCCGACCGGGTCGCCGAGGAGGTCCGGCAGGTCGCACAGGCCGCCCAGCGCCAGACCGAGAAAGTCGAAGAGATCGAACGCAGCGTCGGCCAGCTGCGCGGTGACTCCTCCTGA